The DNA region gatttTGCATCCGATAAATCTATCTCTATGAATATTCTATAAGGCAACACAACTCGGTGACGGTGCACCTCCAGGGTGAGCCATTGGACGATCTGCACTTTCTGGTCTTGGTGCAACTATAACAGGAGCCGTTCTTTACGTCGCACTTTATACATGGGGAAGACGATTCATTAGTAATTAGATAAGTAGTGACGGTCGTGGTATAACTTTTGCTGTGGCATTTATTCGATACACTCCCTCCAGCTTGCCTTTTAGAGCTTTTGTAGTCATTGTCTTCCAAATTCCTCCCCACCTTGATTATCTCTTCTGCATCACGTACACATAATTCACACTTCAGTTTATACAGTCACGCAGgttattttaagatatataactaatta from Camelina sativa cultivar DH55 chromosome 3, Cs, whole genome shotgun sequence includes:
- the LOC104777664 gene encoding uncharacterized protein LOC104777664, which gives rise to MASSKLISSMLFLLLLVFSLHMDEALAAQRKIRKLKEIIKVGRNLEDNDYKSSKRQAGGSVSNKCHSKSYTTTVTTYLITNESSSPCIKCDVKNGSCYSCTKTRKCRSSNGSPWRCTVTELCCLIEYS